A window of Acinetobacter chinensis genomic DNA:
GTGAGAATCAAAACTATAGCCACCAAAAACTTTAGTTCGCTGAAGTCTACGTTTGATCGAAAACCATAAATATTGAATCCCTCTATCTTCTTGGTAGGTCACTACAACCAACAATAAATAGATTATTCCCGATATTATTAATCCTAATTTTAGGTTGCCAATTAGTGCTAAAAAGCACGTAGCAAAACCACAAATTAGGAAAAAGTAAGTGAAAATATCTACAGGTATATTTGCCACCCTTGCAGTTCGGGCAAGACCCGCAAACAGCAAGTCTTTTTCTTCGTTTTTTTCAGTGGTTTTGCTCATGGCTCACCTATTTAGTTAAAGAAGAAATTACCAAGATCAGGGGCAACGAAAACAAGGATACCTGCAACGATTAAGCCGATACCCCAACGCTTAACTTTCTCACTACCACCGCCAAGCATTGTGATTGCCAAACAAATAACACCAGTCACGAAAGCGAC
This region includes:
- a CDS encoding TrbC/VirB2 family protein: MNLLNKLNPKQYAIVLFAVFYAQLANAAFGQKFAQKLNQFNDELVIIAAVAFVTGVICLAITMLGGGSEKVKRWGIGLIVAGILVFVAPDLGNFFFN